Proteins found in one Spartinivicinus poritis genomic segment:
- a CDS encoding helix-turn-helix domain-containing protein, with the protein MFSRADDQQESGFFVIKAILYINLVYFKNNISRFMVEIWQKLRSRRRELDITQEEVAEYCGVTKGAVALWESKDPKKRNVPRKNKLTKLAQVLDVPVEWFIDENAELSTLRATIADVEEDEYQASKMEAESEERSMQVILELNNLSLMGKLTKEDIQILEALVSIAKKR; encoded by the coding sequence ATGTTTAGTCGTGCGGACGACCAGCAGGAGTCCGGCTTTTTTGTTATTAAAGCAATCCTATACATAAACTTAGTATATTTCAAGAATAATATTAGTCGATTTATGGTCGAGATTTGGCAAAAACTAAGATCACGCAGGCGCGAGCTTGATATCACTCAAGAGGAAGTTGCAGAGTATTGCGGCGTAACTAAAGGGGCTGTAGCCCTATGGGAGTCAAAAGACCCAAAGAAGCGGAACGTTCCAAGAAAGAATAAACTTACAAAACTAGCCCAGGTACTTGATGTGCCAGTTGAGTGGTTTATTGATGAGAATGCTGAGTTATCAACGCTTCGAGCAACAATTGCTGATGTTGAAGAAGATGAGTACCAAGCATCGAAAATGGAAGCTGAGTCTGAAGAAAGAAGCATGCAAGTTATCTTAGAGCTAAATAATTTATCTCTCATGGGTAAGCTAACCAAAGAAGATATTCAGATCCTTGAAGCATTAGTAAGCATTGCTAAGAAACGCTAA